From Streptomyces sp. TLI_235, a single genomic window includes:
- a CDS encoding transcriptional regulator GlxA family with amidase domain, translated as MTEAARPHRVAVLALDRVIAFELAVPARIFESAKGPDGTPLYQVATCTVDGGPVATSTDFRIVVGHGPELLAEADTVVVPAQKDGADDVVAGVLDPRITAALAMVRPGTRLVSICTGAFVLAAAGLLDGRPATTHWAYTERFARMFPQVRLDPDVLFTDDGDVLTSGGVAAGVDLCLHLVRRDHGSAVANAVARTCLVPPWREGGQKQYVEARGPVPPPGGAGTAAVRAWALEHLDRPLPLGELATRAGMSVRTFTRRFREETGSSPGEWLALQRTELARQLLEETDLSVDQVARRAGFGTAASLRLHLRGRLDVAPSAYRRTFRTTEPVPRHSSDGAPPRTPRARHAGTPSERTREP; from the coding sequence ATGACGGAGGCCGCGCGGCCGCACCGGGTCGCGGTGCTGGCGCTGGACCGGGTGATCGCTTTCGAACTGGCCGTCCCGGCACGGATCTTCGAGTCGGCGAAGGGTCCGGACGGCACGCCGCTGTACCAGGTGGCCACCTGCACCGTGGACGGCGGACCGGTCGCCACCAGCACGGACTTCCGCATCGTGGTCGGCCACGGCCCCGAACTCCTCGCCGAGGCCGACACGGTGGTGGTCCCGGCGCAGAAGGACGGCGCGGACGACGTGGTCGCGGGTGTGCTCGACCCGCGGATCACCGCCGCGCTCGCGATGGTCCGCCCCGGCACCCGGCTGGTGTCGATCTGCACCGGCGCCTTCGTCCTGGCGGCGGCCGGCCTGCTGGACGGCCGCCCGGCCACCACGCACTGGGCGTACACCGAGCGCTTCGCCCGGATGTTCCCGCAGGTGCGGCTGGACCCGGACGTGCTCTTCACCGACGACGGCGACGTGCTGACCTCCGGCGGGGTCGCCGCCGGGGTGGACCTCTGCCTGCACCTGGTGCGGCGGGACCACGGCAGCGCGGTCGCCAACGCGGTGGCCCGGACCTGCCTGGTGCCGCCGTGGCGGGAGGGCGGGCAGAAGCAGTACGTCGAGGCGCGCGGGCCCGTGCCGCCGCCGGGCGGGGCGGGCACCGCTGCCGTCCGGGCGTGGGCGCTGGAGCACCTGGACCGGCCGCTGCCGCTCGGCGAGCTGGCCACCCGGGCGGGCATGAGCGTGCGGACCTTCACCCGGCGGTTCCGCGAGGAGACCGGGAGCAGTCCGGGCGAGTGGCTTGCGCTGCAGCGCACCGAGCTGGCCCGGCAGCTGCTGGAGGAGACCGACCTGTCGGTGGACCAGGTGGCCCGGCGGGCCGGTTTCGGCACCGCGGCCTCGCTGCGGCTGCACCTGCGCGGGCGGCTGGACGTCGCCCCGAGCGCCTACCGGCGGACCTTCCGCACCACCGAGCCGGTGCCGCGCCACTCGTCGGACGGTGCCCCGCCGCGCACGCCCCGAGCACGGCACGCCGGGACACCGTCCGAGCGGACGCGCGAGCCCTGA
- a CDS encoding putative zinc finger protein, with translation MTAPGRHEALRSLLGAWALGACPREEAAEVDRHLGECEECAEEAARLGGAAAELTPDEPLDLSAALRRQVLDWCLSRRPPELPVPAWAGPYAAESAKLDALLRDLGPAEWLEVAELPWHGGVQRWRPAEVVCHLTAVDGYLARTVGLPDPLGGARPPVVGRRPPAPRTPERGGPADVLGRTLALITAAGGDDPEQVRRRWRRQSHALLRSAAAGGVDGGAPVDYGFAVLPLRDAFLDRAFECWIHGDDIARAVDYPYPPPAPAHLHRLIDLGARILPRLFAAHRAQHGPSGSPGRALRLVIDGPAAGEWLIPLDGPGGLAEPVAEMALDGLEFCYLAAAHRDPDLIPVGREGDREAIRQVLHALPLLSRP, from the coding sequence GTGACGGCCCCCGGGCGGCACGAGGCGCTGCGCTCCCTGCTGGGGGCGTGGGCGCTCGGCGCCTGCCCGCGCGAGGAGGCCGCCGAGGTCGACCGGCACCTCGGCGAGTGCGAGGAGTGCGCCGAGGAGGCGGCCCGGCTCGGCGGGGCCGCCGCCGAGCTCACCCCCGACGAGCCGCTCGACCTCTCCGCCGCACTGCGCCGCCAGGTGCTCGACTGGTGCCTGAGCCGCCGTCCGCCCGAGCTGCCGGTACCGGCCTGGGCCGGCCCGTACGCCGCGGAGAGCGCCAAGCTTGACGCGCTGCTGCGCGACCTCGGCCCGGCCGAGTGGCTGGAGGTCGCCGAGCTGCCCTGGCACGGCGGGGTGCAGCGCTGGCGGCCGGCCGAGGTGGTCTGCCACCTGACCGCGGTGGACGGCTACCTGGCCCGCACGGTCGGCCTGCCCGACCCGCTGGGCGGCGCCCGCCCGCCGGTGGTCGGCCGGCGGCCGCCGGCGCCCCGGACGCCGGAGCGGGGCGGCCCGGCCGACGTCCTGGGCCGCACCCTGGCACTGATCACCGCGGCCGGCGGGGACGACCCCGAGCAGGTGCGCCGGCGCTGGCGGCGGCAGAGCCACGCGCTGCTGCGGTCCGCCGCGGCCGGCGGCGTCGACGGCGGTGCGCCGGTCGACTACGGCTTCGCCGTGCTGCCGCTGCGCGACGCCTTCCTGGACCGCGCCTTCGAATGCTGGATCCACGGCGACGACATCGCCCGCGCGGTGGACTACCCCTATCCGCCGCCCGCCCCGGCGCACCTGCACCGGCTGATCGACCTCGGGGCGCGGATACTCCCCCGGCTGTTCGCCGCGCACCGCGCGCAGCACGGCCCCTCCGGGTCCCCGGGGCGGGCGCTGCGGCTGGTGATCGACGGCCCGGCCGCCGGCGAGTGGCTGATCCCGTTGGACGGGCCGGGCGGCCTCGCCGAGCCGGTCGCCGAGATGGCGCTGGACGGGCTGGAGTTCTGCTACCTGGCGGCCGCGCACCGCGACCCGGACCTGATCCCGGTCGGCCGGGAGGGCGACCGGGAGGCGATCCGGCAGGTGCTGCACGCGCTGCCGCTGCTCTCCCGCCCCTGA
- a CDS encoding RNA polymerase sigma-70 factor (ECF subfamily), whose protein sequence is MSSSDERLALRLVRGEETALGELYDRFAPLVHGLALCVLDDQDAAEQLTRDVFAQVWSEPGHWHPGQGTLRSWLGTLTHRRAVERLREGCGDEREIDARSASALAHHAVASLPDPLRETIAPGHHDGRTYRDTARRLGISDSAAKHRMRLGLQLVAGELAGARRRPEPLPAAGRPGP, encoded by the coding sequence ATGAGCAGCTCCGACGAACGACTCGCGCTCCGCCTCGTCCGCGGCGAGGAGACCGCGCTCGGCGAGCTCTACGACCGGTTCGCGCCGCTCGTGCACGGCCTCGCACTGTGCGTCCTCGACGACCAGGACGCCGCCGAGCAGCTCACCCGCGACGTCTTCGCCCAGGTCTGGTCGGAGCCGGGCCACTGGCACCCCGGGCAGGGCACCCTGCGGTCCTGGCTGGGTACGCTCACGCACCGCCGCGCGGTGGAGCGGCTGCGCGAGGGGTGCGGAGACGAGCGGGAGATCGACGCCCGGTCCGCCTCCGCGCTCGCCCACCACGCCGTCGCCTCGCTGCCCGACCCGCTCCGCGAGACCATCGCCCCCGGCCACCACGACGGCCGCACCTACCGGGACACCGCCCGCCGGCTCGGCATCAGCGACTCCGCGGCCAAGCACCGGATGCGCCTCGGCCTGCAGCTGGTGGCCGGCGAACTGGCCGGCGCCCGCCGCCGCCCCGAACCCCTCCCGGCAGCCGGACGGCCGGGGCCGTGA
- a CDS encoding anti-sigma regulatory factor (Ser/Thr protein kinase) — protein sequence MQLAVQADPAEVGRARRWVRTRLQGCGLDPDAPIAETLVLVVSELVTNAVVHTGCPAVLRLSMPVADTASPDVVSSTVRVEVADASRSAPAPRHAGRDATSGRGLELVELLCVRWGWYPEGSGKRVWCEIDPAVQAPVPAAVPVLDELAWQL from the coding sequence GTGCAGCTGGCGGTCCAGGCGGACCCGGCGGAGGTCGGCAGGGCGCGCCGGTGGGTACGGACCAGGCTTCAGGGGTGCGGGCTCGACCCCGACGCGCCGATCGCCGAGACCCTGGTGCTCGTCGTCTCCGAACTCGTCACCAACGCCGTGGTGCACACCGGCTGTCCCGCCGTCCTGAGACTCAGCATGCCGGTGGCCGACACCGCGTCGCCTGACGTCGTCTCATCGACGGTCCGGGTCGAGGTCGCCGACGCCAGCCGCAGCGCGCCCGCCCCCCGCCACGCCGGCCGGGACGCGACCAGCGGCCGAGGCCTGGAACTGGTCGAACTGCTCTGCGTGCGCTGGGGCTGGTACCCGGAGGGCTCCGGCAAGCGGGTCTGGTGCGAGATCGACCCGGCCGTGCAGGCCCCCGTCCCGGCCGCGGTGCCCGTCCTCGACGAACTCGCCTGGCAGCTCTGA
- a CDS encoding putative MFS family arabinose efflux permease, with the protein MAVPELRPAPAPAGTVVEPAAGPAIWTRNFRLYFTARSSGLLSDAMLPVAVAAGLIGAGHPLGSVGYAMAFLMAPFAGLVLVGGVLADRFTARRLMITADLVNLVTRVLMAWLFFTGVDRLWQLYALLALAGTAAAMFQPGAASTVPRTARDVHGANGVLRTSEALTVLLGPAVAGLLAGAAATGWVMVLAAFAYALSACCLLALRLGPTPAPPAGDSLWRNLVDGWHEFRSRTWMWGVIVIWFFYSALCFGPLLPVAAGLIVPEHGSTTYGVLNAVFGAGTVLGGLLGIRIRPQYPLRGGALAMLAFPLTPLGIALGLPVPVLAVCFLVTGVGATFWGVMWATNVQTQVPAEVLNRIHAYEVAGSVCMAPVGSALAGPASEAFGPRAVLFAGAAVAVLVVATLLLVRPIRDLRQVAPR; encoded by the coding sequence GTGGCTGTGCCCGAACTGAGACCCGCGCCCGCCCCGGCCGGCACCGTCGTCGAACCCGCCGCCGGCCCCGCCATCTGGACCCGCAACTTCCGGCTCTACTTCACCGCCCGCAGCTCCGGCCTGCTCAGCGACGCCATGCTCCCGGTCGCCGTCGCGGCCGGCCTGATCGGCGCGGGCCACCCGCTGGGCAGCGTCGGCTACGCGATGGCCTTCCTGATGGCTCCCTTCGCGGGCCTGGTGCTGGTCGGCGGCGTGCTCGCCGACCGCTTCACCGCCCGCCGCCTGATGATCACCGCCGACCTGGTCAACCTCGTCACCCGGGTGCTGATGGCCTGGCTCTTCTTCACCGGCGTCGACCGCCTCTGGCAGCTGTACGCGCTGCTCGCCCTCGCCGGCACCGCCGCCGCGATGTTCCAGCCCGGCGCCGCCTCCACCGTCCCGCGGACCGCCCGCGACGTGCACGGCGCCAACGGCGTGCTGCGCACCTCCGAGGCGCTCACCGTGCTGCTCGGCCCGGCGGTGGCGGGCCTGCTCGCGGGCGCCGCCGCCACCGGCTGGGTCATGGTGCTCGCCGCGTTCGCCTACGCCCTGAGCGCCTGCTGCCTGCTCGCGCTGCGGCTCGGGCCGACCCCGGCGCCGCCGGCCGGCGACAGCCTCTGGCGGAACCTGGTCGACGGCTGGCACGAGTTCCGCTCCCGCACCTGGATGTGGGGCGTCATCGTGATCTGGTTCTTCTACAGTGCGCTCTGCTTCGGCCCGCTGCTGCCGGTCGCCGCCGGCCTGATCGTCCCCGAGCACGGCTCCACGACGTACGGCGTGCTCAACGCGGTGTTCGGGGCCGGCACCGTGCTCGGTGGGCTGCTGGGCATCCGGATCCGGCCGCAGTACCCGCTGCGCGGCGGGGCGCTGGCCATGCTGGCCTTCCCGCTCACGCCGCTCGGCATCGCCCTCGGGCTGCCCGTCCCGGTCCTCGCGGTGTGCTTCCTGGTCACCGGTGTCGGGGCCACCTTCTGGGGCGTCATGTGGGCCACCAACGTGCAGACCCAGGTGCCGGCCGAGGTGCTGAACCGGATCCACGCCTACGAGGTGGCCGGCTCGGTGTGCATGGCGCCGGTCGGGTCCGCCCTGGCCGGCCCCGCCTCCGAGGCCTTCGGCCCGCGGGCGGTGCTGTTCGCGGGCGCCGCGGTCGCGGTGCTGGTGGTCGCCACGCTGCTGCTCGTCCGGCCGATCCGTGACCTGCGGCAGGTGGCCCCCCGGTGA